A part of Apodemus sylvaticus chromosome 19, mApoSyl1.1, whole genome shotgun sequence genomic DNA contains:
- the Dna2 gene encoding DNA replication ATP-dependent helicase/nuclease DNA2 isoform X2, with translation MYTSSVPVEAGDIVHLEGDCTSEPWVIDDDFGYFILYPDMLISGTSVASSIRCLRRAVLSETFRVSDPATRQMLTGTILHEVFQKAIRESFAPEQLQELALQTLQEVRHLKEMYRLNLSQDEIRCEVEEYLPSFSKWAEDFMHKGPSTEFPQVQLSLPSDGSNRSSPCNIEVTKSLDIEESIWSPRFGLKGKIDVTVGVKIHRDYKTKYKIMPLELKTGKESNSIEHRSQVVLYTLLSQERRADPEAGWLLYLKTGQMYPVPANHLDKRELLRLRNQLAFSLLHRVSRAAPGEEARLSALPQIIEEEKTCKYCSQIGNCALYSRAIEDQVDDASIPEGMLSKIQEETRHLQQAHLKYFSLWCLMLTLESQAQDNGKSHHSIWSTPASALEESGNCVGNLIRTKPVERVCYGQYLHNFQRKSGPMPATNLMAGDRIILSGEERKLFALSKGYVKKINEAAITCLLDRNLSTLPETTLFRIDREERHGDINTPLGNLSKLMENTDTSQRLRDLIIDFREPQFIAYLSSVLPHDAKDMVANILKGLNKPQRQAMKKVLLSKDYTLIVGMPGTGKTTTICALVRILSACGFSVLLTSYTHSAVDNILLKLAKFKIRFLRLGQSHKVHPDIQKFTEEEICRSRSITSLAHLEELYNSHPIVATTCMGTNHPIFSRKTFDFCIVDEASQISQPVCLGPLFFARRFVLVGDHQQLPPLVLNREARALGMSESLFKRLERNERAVVQLTVQYRMNRTIMSLSNKLTYGGKLECGSDRVANAVLALPNLKDVRLGLELYAEYADSPWLATVFEPDSPVCFLNTDKVPAPEQVENGGVSNITEARLIVFLTSTFIKAGCSPSDIGVIAPYRQQLRIISDLLARACVGMVEVNTVDKYQGRDKSLILVSFVRSNEDGTLGELLRDWRRLNVALTRAKHKLILLGSMSSLKRFPPLEQLFGHLSAEHLIVDLPSREQESLRHILGSCQGD, from the exons GTCTCTGATCCAGCCACTCGCCAAATGCTGACCGGTACGATTCTGCATGAAGTCTTTCAAAAGGCGATCCGTGAGAGCTTTGCCCCAGAGCAGCTGCAAGAGCTCGCGCTTCAAACTCTCCAGGAAGTGAGGCATCTGAAGGAAAT GTATCGCTTGAATCTGAGTCAAGATGAAATAAGATGTGAAGTTGAGGAGtatctcccctctttctctaagTGGGCCGAAGACTTCATGCATAAGGGCCCTTCTACTGAATTCCCTCAAGTGCAACTCTCTCT GCCAAGTGATGGCAGTAACAGAAGTTCACCTTGTAACATTGAAGTAACCAAGTCACTGGATATTGAAGAAAGCATCTGGTCCCCTAGGTTTGGGCTGAAGGGCAAAATAGACGTCACAGTCGGGGTCAAAATACATCGAGATTATAAAACGAAATATAAGATAATGCCACTGGAGCTTAAAACCGGCAAAGAATCGAATTCTATTGAACACCGAAGTCAg GTGGTCCTGTACACGCTGCTAAGCCAGGAGAGACGGGCGGACCCTGAGGCCGGCTGGCTCCTCTACCTCAAGACCGGGCAGATGTACCCCGTGCCCGCCAACCATCTGGACAAAAGAG AGCTGCTGAGGCTGAGGAACCAGCTGGCCTTCTCTCTACTGCACCGAGTGAGCAGAGCGGCCCCGGGGGAGGAGGCGCGGCTGTCGGCCTTGCCACAAATCATCGAGGAGGAGAAAACCTGCAAATACTGCTCACAGATAGGCAACTGTGCTCTTTATAGCAG AGCAATTGAAGACCAGGTAGATGATGCTTCCATCCCAGAAGGCATGCTGTCCAAAATCCAGGAAGAAACCCGGCACCTGCAGCAGGCGCACTTGAAGTATTTCAGCCTGTGGTGTCTCATGTTAACGCTGGAGTCACAAGCTCAAGATAATGGGAAGAGCCACCACAGTATCTGGTCCACGCCTGCTTCCGCACT gGAGGAGAGCGGCAACTGCGTTGGAAACCTGATCAGGACGAAGCCGGTAGAGAGAGTTTGCTATGGACAGTACTTACATAATTTTCAGCGGAAGAGTGGCCCCATGCCAGCCACCAATCTGATGGCAGGTGACAGGATTATTTTaagtggagaagagagaaaactaTTCGCTCTGTCTAAAGGCTACGTGAAGAAGATTAACGAGGCAGCCATAACCTGCTTACTAGACAG GAACTTGTCCACACTCCCAGAAACAACGTTGTTTCGAATAGACCGGGAAGAAAGGCATGGTGACATAAATACTCCGTTAGGAAATCTGTCTAAATTGATGGAAAACACAGACACCAG CCAAAGACTTCGGGACTTAATCATCGATTTCAGGGAACCTCAGTTCATAGCCTACCTCAGCTCGGTCCTTCCACATGATGCGAAGGATATGGTGGCCAACATTCTAAAGG GTTTGAATAAGCCCCAGAGACAAGCAATGAAGAAAGTTCTTCTTTCGAAAGACTACACTCTCATCGTTGGGATGCCAGGGACAGGAAAGACAACCACAATCTGTGCCCTG GTTAGGATCCTCTCTGCCTGTGGTTTCAGTGTCCTGCTGACCAGCTACACACACTCTGCTGTTGATAATATTCTCCTGAAGTTAGCCAAGTTTAAAATCAGGTTTCTGCGTTTGGGTCAATCTCACAAGGTCCATCCGGACATCCAGAAGTTTACAGAGGAGGAGATTTGCAGATCGAGGTCCATTACATCCTTAGCCCATCTAGAAGAACTCTATAACAGTCAC CCTATCGTTGCAACGACCTGCATGGGAACAAACCACCCAATATTCTCCCGGAAAACCTTTGATTTCTGTATtgtggatgaagcctctcagatcaGTCAGCCCGTCTGCCTGGGCCCACTCTTCTTTGCCCGGAGGTTTGTGTTGGTGGGGGACCATCAGCAGCTTCCTCCCCTGGTTCTAAACCGGGAAGCCAG GGCTCTGGGCATGAGCGAGAGCTTGTTCAAGAGGCTGGAGCGGAACGAGCGCGCCGTGGTGCAGCTGACTGTGCAGTACAGGATGAACAG GACCATCATGTCCCTGAGCAACAAGCTCACATACGGAGGGAAGCTGGAGTGCGGGTCGGACAGGGTGGCCAACGCAGTGCTAGCCCTGCCCAACCTCAAGGACGTCAGGCTGGGCCTGGAGCTGTACGCCGAGTATGCCGATAGCCCCTGGCTGGCCACAGTGTTTGAGCCAGACAGTCCCGTGTGTTTCCTCAATACGGATAAG GTCCCAGCTCCCGAACAAGTTGAAAACGGGGGTGTGAGCAACATCACGGAAGCCAGACTCATCGTCTTCCTGACCTCGACTTTTATAAAG GCAGGCTGCAGCCCCTCAGACATTGGCGTCATCGCCCCGTACCGGCAGCAGCTTCGGATCATAAGCGACTTGCTGGCTCGGGCTTGTGTTGGGATGGTCGAGGTTAACACAGTGGACAAATACCAAGGAAGGGACAAGAGTCTCATCCTGGTGTCCTTTGTTAGGAGCAATGAAGACGGGACG CTCGGAGAGCTCCTGAGAGACTGGCGGAGACTCAACGTGGCGCTGACCAGAGCCAAGCACAAGCTGATCCTGCTGGGCAGCATGTCCTCGCTGAAGCGCTTCCCGCCCCTGGAGCAGCTCTTCGGCCATCTGAGCGCAGAGCACTTAAT CGTGGACCTTCCATCCAGAGAACAGGAGAGCCTCCGCCACATCCTGGGCAGTTGCCAGGGAGACTGA